A genomic stretch from Lysobacter soyae includes:
- a CDS encoding ligase-associated DNA damage response exonuclease, with protein sequence MADKKHNEDLVVLRPEGLYCPAGDFHIDPWKPVRRAVITHGHGDHARRGMGCYFTTRASLPILHWRLGADQNYTVNEYGEPFTLGNARVSLHPAGHVLGSAQVRIEVGERVWVASGDYKRQPDPTCVPFEVIACDTFITEATFGLPIYRWPETRAVVQEISAWRKDCAAKDQAAVLYCYALGKAQRVLAELLSVDNEPVWLHGAVDTGVAVYRSAGIDMVETHPVAEAEKHFDFAGKLIIAPPSAAGSPWLRRFKRAQHGFASGWMRVRGNRRRGNYDRGFILSDHADWPDLLRTVKETGAREVIATHGNTDALVSVLNASGIHTRIFDTDFGGDD encoded by the coding sequence GTGGCGGACAAAAAACACAATGAAGACCTGGTGGTGTTGCGGCCCGAGGGGCTGTATTGCCCCGCGGGCGACTTCCACATCGACCCGTGGAAACCAGTGCGACGCGCCGTCATCACCCACGGGCATGGCGACCACGCGCGCCGCGGAATGGGGTGTTACTTCACGACACGCGCGTCGTTGCCGATCTTGCACTGGCGTTTGGGGGCGGATCAAAACTACACCGTCAACGAGTACGGCGAACCCTTCACGCTCGGAAATGCGCGCGTGTCCTTGCATCCGGCCGGGCACGTGTTGGGTTCGGCCCAAGTTCGCATTGAAGTCGGCGAACGTGTTTGGGTGGCCAGCGGCGACTACAAACGACAGCCCGACCCGACCTGCGTGCCATTCGAGGTAATCGCCTGCGACACTTTCATTACCGAAGCCACGTTCGGGCTACCGATTTATCGTTGGCCGGAAACGCGAGCGGTGGTCCAGGAAATTTCCGCCTGGCGGAAAGACTGCGCCGCGAAAGACCAAGCGGCCGTGCTGTATTGCTACGCGCTCGGCAAGGCGCAACGCGTACTGGCGGAACTGTTGAGCGTCGACAACGAACCCGTCTGGCTGCATGGCGCCGTGGACACCGGTGTAGCGGTATATCGCAGCGCGGGCATCGACATGGTTGAAACGCATCCCGTGGCTGAGGCGGAAAAACATTTTGATTTCGCCGGCAAGCTCATCATTGCACCCCCGTCTGCCGCCGGCAGTCCTTGGCTACGACGATTCAAACGCGCACAGCACGGATTTGCATCGGGCTGGATGCGGGTGCGCGGCAATCGCCGTCGAGGGAACTACGATCGCGGTTTCATCTTGTCGGACCACGCGGATTGGCCCGACCTGCTGCGGACGGTGAAAGAAACCGGTGCCCGCGAAGTGATTGCGACCCATGGCAACACCGATGCTTTGGTCAGCGTGCTGAACGCATCCGGCATTCACACACGGATTTTCGACACCGATTTCGGCGGAGACGACTGA
- a CDS encoding ATP-dependent DNA ligase codes for MRLFAELYQQLDRLTATNEKRAALSAYFRHAAPEDAAWAIHLLSGGKIGGARARIASSGELREWISEESATPAWLVEASYNQVGDLAETLALLLDDPATRTSDVALSFWIENVLAQVANAEVAVRRDVVVGAWRELPYWQRLVFNKLLTGALRIGVSQGLVQQALAEVSGLDISVIAQRMLGEWRPSAQAYLSLLSHDPQPGDAASPYPFYLASPLESSPESLGSVDDWLLEWKWDGIRAQLIRRGTEAAIWSRGEERMDGRFPEVERALRSLPEDAVLDGELLAWNSADASPMPFTALQKRIQRRKPGAKSLAEAPVRVLAYDLLEHAGEDLREWPLSARRARLQQVIEALGSDAIEVSPRIEVANWVDAARLREESRARGVEGFMLKRLDASYKFGRKRGDWWKWKVDPLTIDAVLIYAQAGHGRRSSLYTDYTFALWEGDALLPVAKAYSGLTDAEILRLDKWIRANTTERFGPVRAVKPFQVFELGFEGVNMSSRHKSGIAVRFPRILRWREDKRAQDADRLESLKALAR; via the coding sequence ATGCGCCTCTTCGCCGAACTCTACCAACAACTCGACCGGCTCACTGCCACCAACGAGAAACGCGCAGCGCTGTCGGCTTACTTTCGACACGCCGCACCGGAAGACGCGGCTTGGGCAATCCACCTACTCTCCGGGGGCAAGATTGGCGGTGCGCGCGCGCGGATTGCCAGCAGCGGGGAGTTGCGCGAGTGGATTTCGGAAGAAAGCGCAACGCCCGCTTGGCTGGTCGAAGCGTCTTACAATCAGGTGGGCGATTTGGCCGAAACATTGGCTTTGCTACTCGACGACCCGGCGACGCGAACGTCGGACGTCGCGCTCTCGTTCTGGATCGAGAACGTACTGGCGCAAGTCGCCAACGCAGAAGTGGCGGTGCGACGGGATGTGGTGGTGGGCGCGTGGCGCGAACTGCCCTACTGGCAGCGCCTGGTGTTCAACAAACTGCTCACCGGCGCTTTGCGCATCGGTGTTTCGCAAGGTTTGGTGCAGCAGGCATTGGCAGAAGTATCCGGCTTGGACATTTCCGTCATCGCGCAGCGGATGCTGGGCGAGTGGCGACCGTCGGCACAGGCGTATTTGTCGTTACTGTCACATGACCCCCAGCCGGGTGATGCGGCCTCACCGTACCCGTTCTATCTGGCTTCGCCTTTGGAGTCTTCGCCCGAGTCGCTGGGGTCGGTGGATGATTGGCTGCTTGAGTGGAAGTGGGATGGAATTCGTGCGCAGCTGATTCGGCGTGGCACGGAAGCTGCGATTTGGTCGCGCGGAGAGGAGCGAATGGACGGCCGTTTCCCTGAAGTGGAACGAGCGCTTCGGTCGTTGCCGGAAGACGCGGTGCTGGATGGCGAACTGCTGGCGTGGAATTCGGCGGACGCATCGCCCATGCCGTTCACGGCTTTGCAAAAGAGAATCCAGCGGCGCAAACCCGGCGCCAAGAGTTTGGCGGAGGCACCGGTTCGCGTGTTGGCCTACGACTTGCTGGAACACGCGGGGGAAGACCTGCGCGAATGGCCACTGTCGGCGCGACGCGCGCGCTTGCAGCAGGTTATTGAAGCGCTCGGTTCCGACGCCATTGAAGTATCGCCACGGATTGAAGTGGCGAATTGGGTGGACGCCGCCCGTTTGCGAGAAGAATCCAGAGCGCGCGGCGTCGAAGGCTTCATGCTGAAGCGGCTGGATGCCAGTTACAAGTTCGGTCGCAAGCGGGGCGATTGGTGGAAATGGAAAGTCGACCCGCTGACCATTGACGCGGTGTTGATCTATGCGCAGGCCGGGCATGGACGCCGCAGCAGTCTGTACACCGATTACACCTTTGCATTATGGGAAGGCGACGCCTTGTTACCGGTGGCCAAGGCTTACTCCGGACTCACGGATGCGGAGATCCTCCGGCTGGACAAATGGATTCGTGCGAACACCACGGAACGTTTCGGACCCGTGCGCGCCGTCAAACCCTTCCAAGTCTTCGAGCTCGGTTTCGAAGGCGTCAACATGTCTTCGCGTCACAAGTCCGGCATCGCGGTGCGATTCCCGCGCATTTTGCGTTGGCGCGAAGACAAGCGCGCGCAAGACGCCGACCGGCTCGAATCCTTGAAGGCGCTGGCGCGATGA
- a CDS encoding ligase-associated DNA damage response DEXH box helicase, which produces MTASQRHALAQWFESQGWRPAPFQRDVWRRYLAGESGLLVTPTGSGKTLAAFGGPLLDALRNPTPPAKPISRGSAKPARTRVLWVTPLRALANDTVRALSAPIEALRLDWAVAKRTGDAKSRDKRLVRTGQAEVVVITPESLALHLSYPDADQTLAKLEAIIVDEWHELLGNKRGVLLQLCLARLRKWNPQVRTWGLSATLGNLEEAAQVLLPHRPDSAIITAARPRTVTLETLLPAEAERFPWAGHLGLSQLARVHEKISAVGTSIIFTNTRSQAELWHKALQASWLGAPEAIALHHGSLDAALRLDVEHRLSKGTLRCVVATSSLDLGVDFPAVDQVFQIGSPKGLARLLQRAGRSKHRPGEAGHVICVPSHALEITEYAAAREALKTGRVESREPPVLSLDVLAQHAVTVALGGGFDADELLAEVRTTHAFADLSDAQWHAVLNFIVRGGEALEHYPEFRRVEVVDGRYTVRDRKIALRQRLSIGTIASDAQVSIKMMRGGHLGTMEESFAGRLRPRQIFQFAGRSLEFVRIEGMTAYVRPAKKQTDAVPRWMGSKMPMSSELAHAMEVILAKAPASAEMRASRRLIATQARLSDVPAPDLLLVERHKTRQGFHFVLFPFAGRAVHEGLAALLALRLGRHTPNSFEFAVNDYGLMLSSDKPITADAELLREILREDHLLQDLRESLNLAEMARRQFREIARVAGLLPPNVPGKSARSMRQLQASAGLIFDVLKQYDPGHMLLALAEREVLEQQLEFRALRTCLADCAARQIRLHEPPSLTPFAFPLWAEFARGRLSTEDWKTRVERAAAKLELRHD; this is translated from the coding sequence ATGACCGCCTCGCAGCGGCACGCGCTGGCCCAATGGTTCGAATCGCAAGGTTGGCGCCCTGCACCGTTCCAGCGGGACGTTTGGCGCCGGTATCTCGCCGGCGAATCCGGTTTACTGGTGACCCCCACGGGCAGCGGAAAAACCCTCGCGGCATTCGGCGGGCCGCTGCTTGACGCATTGAGAAACCCGACGCCCCCTGCGAAACCCATATCACGCGGCTCGGCGAAGCCGGCGCGGACACGTGTGCTTTGGGTGACGCCGTTGCGCGCCCTGGCCAACGACACGGTGCGCGCTTTGTCTGCACCGATTGAGGCCTTGCGGTTGGATTGGGCGGTGGCAAAACGCACGGGCGATGCCAAGTCGCGCGACAAACGCTTGGTGCGAACAGGGCAGGCGGAGGTCGTAGTGATAACGCCAGAATCGCTGGCCTTGCACCTGTCTTACCCGGACGCAGATCAGACGCTGGCCAAACTGGAAGCGATCATCGTCGATGAGTGGCACGAGCTTCTGGGCAATAAACGCGGCGTACTGTTGCAACTGTGCTTGGCGCGCTTGCGCAAATGGAACCCACAGGTGCGCACGTGGGGCCTGTCGGCCACGCTTGGCAATCTGGAAGAAGCGGCGCAGGTGTTGCTGCCACATCGCCCGGACAGTGCCATCATCACTGCGGCGCGGCCTCGCACGGTTACGCTGGAAACCTTGCTGCCCGCAGAAGCCGAGCGGTTCCCTTGGGCCGGCCATCTCGGTCTATCGCAATTGGCACGGGTGCACGAGAAAATTTCCGCGGTCGGCACATCCATCATTTTTACCAACACGCGTTCGCAAGCAGAGCTATGGCACAAGGCGCTGCAAGCGAGTTGGTTGGGCGCGCCCGAAGCGATCGCCTTGCACCACGGTTCGTTGGACGCCGCGCTACGTCTTGACGTTGAGCACCGATTGAGCAAGGGGACATTACGTTGCGTGGTCGCCACATCGAGCCTGGATTTGGGCGTCGACTTTCCGGCGGTCGACCAGGTCTTTCAGATTGGCAGCCCGAAAGGTTTAGCCCGTTTGCTGCAGCGGGCAGGGCGCTCGAAGCATCGACCGGGCGAAGCGGGCCACGTGATTTGCGTGCCATCGCATGCGCTTGAAATCACCGAATACGCCGCTGCGCGAGAGGCGTTGAAAACCGGCCGGGTGGAATCACGGGAACCGCCAGTGCTCTCGTTGGATGTGCTTGCCCAACACGCCGTCACTGTCGCCTTGGGCGGTGGCTTCGACGCCGATGAGTTGTTGGCGGAAGTGCGTACGACCCACGCGTTCGCAGACTTGAGCGATGCGCAGTGGCACGCCGTGTTGAATTTCATTGTCCGCGGTGGTGAAGCGTTGGAACACTATCCGGAATTTCGTCGGGTGGAAGTGGTGGACGGCCGCTACACGGTAAGGGATAGAAAAATCGCCCTGAGGCAGCGCTTGTCGATTGGCACTATCGCAAGCGATGCACAGGTGAGCATCAAAATGATGCGTGGCGGACATCTGGGCACAATGGAGGAAAGCTTCGCGGGGCGTTTGCGGCCCCGACAAATTTTTCAATTCGCCGGGCGCAGTTTGGAATTCGTGCGCATAGAGGGCATGACCGCCTATGTCCGGCCAGCGAAGAAGCAAACCGATGCGGTCCCGCGTTGGATGGGCAGCAAAATGCCAATGTCATCAGAACTCGCCCATGCAATGGAGGTGATTTTGGCAAAGGCACCTGCATCTGCGGAAATGCGTGCCTCGCGTCGCCTGATTGCCACGCAAGCCCGGCTTTCCGACGTGCCGGCACCCGATCTGTTGTTAGTCGAACGCCACAAGACCCGGCAAGGGTTCCACTTTGTGTTGTTTCCGTTCGCCGGGCGAGCCGTGCACGAAGGCTTGGCCGCATTGTTGGCACTGCGCTTGGGCCGGCACACGCCCAACTCGTTCGAATTCGCGGTCAACGACTACGGATTGATGTTGAGCAGCGACAAACCGATAACGGCAGATGCCGAGTTGTTGCGGGAAATCTTGCGGGAAGACCATTTGTTGCAGGATTTGCGCGAAAGCTTGAACCTCGCAGAAATGGCCCGCCGCCAGTTCAGGGAAATCGCTCGGGTGGCGGGCCTGCTGCCGCCCAATGTGCCGGGGAAATCCGCACGCAGCATGCGCCAACTGCAAGCGTCGGCCGGTTTGATTTTCGACGTGCTCAAGCAGTATGACCCGGGGCATATGTTGTTGGCTTTGGCCGAGCGCGAAGTTTTGGAGCAGCAGTTGGAGTTTCGCGCATTGCGCACTTGTCTCGCTGACTGCGCTGCGCGTCAGATCCGGTTGCATGAACCGCCGTCACTGACGCCGTTCGCATTTCCACTCTGGGCCGAGTTCGCGCGCGGCAGACTCAGTACCGAGGATTGGAAAACCCGCGTGGAACGTGCCGCCGCCAAGCTTGAGCTCCGCCATGACTGA
- a CDS encoding catalase, whose amino-acid sequence MAVKKKKASAPSKRKMQSGSGGETHQSATADTGVMTTAQGIPVSDNQNSLRAHSRGPTLLEDFILREKITHFDHERIPDRVVHARGSAAHGYFELTRSLSKYTTAKLFTDTKARTPVFARFSTVAGGAGSVDTPRDVRGFAVKFYTQEGNYDLVGNNLPVFAIQDAMKFPDFIHAVKMEPDRGFPQAASAHDTFWDFVSLSPETLHMVTWAMSDRGIPRSLRMIEGFGIHSFRLINAKGESTFARFHWRPKLGLQSTVWDEAVKLQAADNDFHRRDLFEAIDKGDFPEWEFAVQLFTEAEAEAFPFDHLDATKLIPEELVPLTVIGRMVLDRNPDNHFAENDQVAFCPANMIPGIDFSNDPLLQGRLFSYLDTQLSRLGGTNFTQIPINAPKCPFANHQRDAHMQMQVPKGRVAYEPASLDRDGSTPNGRETSNGFRSFSETAPKGEGKGRVRAETFADHYSQPRMFFRSQSPLEQAHIASAFVFELSKVDDDVVRERTVSQLRNIDESLAQRVADGLGMTALPDAAPKAAPVQDLPLSPATTLIPRMKPTLAGRCVGILVSDGSDAKAVDAVRKAVEDAGATVKLVAPKRLVTLKGRKPQKADGQLAGTPSVLFDAVACVLTPEDAARLANEAACIDWFRDAFGHLKAIAACGGTRKHILPVAGIEPDAGVMDIAEVDAFLKQAKTRQWDREPTLRTLA is encoded by the coding sequence ATGGCCGTCAAAAAAAAGAAAGCTTCCGCTCCCTCCAAGCGTAAAATGCAGTCCGGGTCCGGCGGCGAAACCCATCAATCCGCCACCGCAGATACCGGCGTGATGACCACCGCGCAAGGCATACCGGTCAGCGACAACCAGAATTCACTGCGCGCACATTCGCGCGGCCCGACCTTGCTGGAAGATTTCATTCTTCGCGAAAAGATCACCCATTTCGACCATGAACGCATTCCCGATCGCGTGGTGCATGCGCGCGGTTCTGCCGCGCACGGCTATTTCGAATTGACGCGTTCGCTGTCGAAATACACGACCGCGAAATTGTTCACCGACACGAAGGCACGCACCCCGGTGTTTGCGCGCTTCTCTACCGTGGCCGGCGGGGCCGGCAGCGTTGATACACCGCGTGACGTGCGCGGATTCGCAGTGAAGTTTTATACGCAGGAAGGCAACTACGATCTGGTGGGCAACAATCTGCCGGTTTTCGCCATCCAAGACGCCATGAAATTTCCCGACTTCATCCACGCGGTGAAGATGGAGCCTGACCGCGGGTTCCCGCAGGCGGCCAGTGCGCACGATACCTTCTGGGATTTCGTGTCGCTTTCGCCGGAAACGCTGCACATGGTGACTTGGGCGATGAGCGACCGCGGCATTCCGCGCAGCTTGCGCATGATAGAAGGCTTCGGCATCCACAGCTTTCGCCTGATCAATGCGAAGGGTGAATCGACTTTCGCCCGGTTCCACTGGCGTCCCAAGTTGGGTCTGCAGTCCACCGTGTGGGACGAAGCCGTGAAGCTGCAAGCCGCGGACAACGATTTCCACCGCCGCGACTTGTTTGAGGCGATCGACAAAGGGGACTTCCCGGAATGGGAATTTGCCGTGCAGTTGTTCACTGAAGCGGAAGCCGAGGCCTTCCCGTTTGACCACTTGGATGCGACCAAATTGATTCCGGAAGAATTGGTGCCGCTGACGGTGATCGGTCGGATGGTGCTGGACCGCAACCCCGACAATCATTTCGCCGAGAATGACCAAGTCGCGTTCTGCCCGGCGAACATGATCCCGGGTATCGATTTTTCCAACGACCCTTTGTTGCAAGGCCGGTTGTTCTCGTATCTGGACACGCAACTCTCACGCCTGGGCGGCACAAACTTCACGCAGATTCCCATCAATGCGCCCAAGTGCCCTTTCGCCAACCATCAACGCGACGCGCACATGCAGATGCAGGTGCCCAAAGGGCGCGTCGCTTATGAACCGGCCTCGCTGGATCGCGACGGTTCAACACCGAATGGCCGCGAAACCTCAAACGGCTTCCGCAGTTTTTCCGAGACAGCACCCAAAGGCGAAGGCAAGGGCCGGGTTCGTGCGGAAACCTTTGCGGATCATTACAGTCAACCGCGCATGTTCTTCCGCAGCCAATCGCCGCTGGAGCAAGCCCACATCGCCTCGGCGTTCGTGTTTGAGCTGTCCAAGGTCGACGACGACGTCGTGCGGGAGCGCACCGTCTCACAGTTGCGAAACATCGATGAATCGCTGGCCCAGCGCGTGGCCGATGGGCTTGGCATGACAGCACTTCCGGACGCGGCACCGAAGGCAGCCCCGGTGCAGGACCTGCCGCTCTCACCGGCGACGACGCTGATTCCGCGCATGAAGCCGACGTTGGCCGGGCGCTGCGTCGGGATTCTGGTGTCGGACGGCAGCGACGCAAAAGCGGTCGACGCGGTTCGCAAGGCCGTCGAGGACGCCGGCGCCACGGTGAAGTTGGTGGCACCGAAACGCCTAGTGACACTCAAGGGCCGCAAGCCGCAGAAAGCAGACGGCCAATTGGCCGGCACCCCTTCCGTGTTGTTCGACGCAGTGGCCTGTGTGCTGACGCCGGAAGACGCCGCACGCTTGGCCAATGAGGCCGCATGCATCGACTGGTTCCGTGATGCATTCGGCCACCTGAAGGCCATTGCCGCATGCGGTGGGACGCGCAAGCACATCCTGCCGGTGGCCGGGATCGAGCCGGATGCAGGCGTGATGGATATTGCCGAAGTGGACGCGTTTCTGAAGCAGGCGAAGACGCGACAGTGGGATCGCGAACCGACGCTGCGCACGTTGGCGTGA
- the pdeM gene encoding ligase-associated DNA damage response endonuclease PdeM, which translates to MTESMAVDIAGESMQLLSDRALFWPAQNRLLIADLHLGKGNTFREWGIGIPTGGTAHDLNRLTALLAHTQAKSLWILGDMLHANHHDAVDAQWARFRSQHASVDFAVLPGNHDRHLDAGKLGIKQLHDGTRDGPFIFRHAPQPAQTDNAHELAGHIHPVVRLPGVGLTPVFWLRAQRTVLPAFSAFTGGYVMPLRETGFCVACNGSSLVSLKRRF; encoded by the coding sequence ATGACTGAATCGATGGCCGTCGATATCGCAGGCGAGTCGATGCAACTGTTGTCAGATCGCGCATTGTTTTGGCCCGCGCAAAACCGGCTGCTGATCGCCGATTTGCATTTGGGCAAAGGCAACACGTTTCGCGAATGGGGCATCGGCATTCCCACCGGCGGCACCGCGCATGATCTCAATCGATTGACGGCGCTGCTTGCCCACACGCAAGCGAAGTCCCTTTGGATCTTGGGTGACATGCTTCATGCGAATCACCACGACGCGGTGGATGCGCAATGGGCCCGATTCCGTTCCCAACATGCGTCGGTCGATTTCGCCGTGCTGCCGGGCAACCACGACAGGCACTTGGATGCCGGAAAACTGGGTATAAAGCAGCTTCACGATGGCACGCGAGACGGACCCTTTATCTTCAGGCATGCGCCGCAACCCGCTCAGACCGACAACGCACACGAGCTGGCCGGGCATATTCACCCCGTCGTTCGCCTGCCCGGCGTGGGTCTTACGCCGGTGTTCTGGTTGCGCGCGCAGCGCACGGTGTTGCCTGCGTTTTCCGCCTTCACCGGCGGCTACGTGATGCCATTGCGCGAAACCGGGTTTTGCGTGGCATGTAACGGCAGCTCGCTTGTGTCGTTGAAGAGAAGATTTTGA